One genomic window of Parasteatoda tepidariorum isolate YZ-2023 chromosome 9, CAS_Ptep_4.0, whole genome shotgun sequence includes the following:
- the LOC107444520 gene encoding NPC intracellular cholesterol transporter 2, with amino-acid sequence MKYFTCLILFSLVLSSMSTSYKSCDEPIKSEIESVTLSSCPTPENTCPLVKNTIETTTIRFKSLVDSSSVTAVLHGSRMVNREVVGSEENIPLDHPDACKSGLSCPIWKGQEYTYMNSENATIPDYDYLSKFMLKDDRGENIVCFIIPVEYVKQ; translated from the coding sequence ATGAAGTATTTCACCTGCTTAATATTATTCTCATTGGTTCTGAGCTCCATGTCCACTAGCTACAAAAGTTGTGATGAACCAATCAAGAGCGAGATTGAAAGCGTAACTTTATCGAGCTGCCCTACTCCAGAAAATACTTGCCCATTGGTCAAGAACACGATTGAGACTACCACGATCCGATTTAAATCCCTCGTCGACTCCAGCTCTGTTACTGCTGTTTTGCACGGATCGAGAATGGTTAATAGAGAAGTGGTTGGAAGTGAAGAAAATATACCATTAGACCATCCAGATGCATGCAAAAGTGGTTTATCGTGTCCCATTTGGAAGGGTCAAGAATACACCTACATGAATTCGGAAAATGCTACGATCCCCGATTAcgattatttatcaaaattcatgCTTAAAGATGACAGAGGAGAAAATATTGTGTGCTTCATCATTCCTGTGGAATATGTAAAACAATAA
- the LOC139426435 gene encoding uncharacterized protein has translation MSLHILIALSILIIFAVTFGEIRKLMPVCSNSCLVGGDQSTRNCFCDSVCSLIYNDCCLDAPYRTFRMAIRRRQSNRCVYVHGENRNFWMVNKCKDSWTGREHIREKCIEDTVVSSETNDLMGTVPVTDPKEGVTYKNYYCALCNAENTENLVEWRVKALCSNVDVTQEDVLQNLTFIEEKQQWGVWKWENDEWMFEKCYLLFQKPVNVTRGIRSCIPGMVSSCPRSWQNITTRRLCKSYVDPIKWNDGILYKNMDCALCHNKSSIGYECYYDVARGTNVIMLNRALEADLSCSGQWF, from the coding sequence ATGTCATTACACATTTTAATCGCGTTaagcattttgataatttttgctgTCACGTTTGGCGAAATACGTAAACTTATGCCAGTTTGTTCGAATTCCTGTTTAGTTGGCGGTGATCAATCGACTCGCAATTGCTTCTGTGACAGCGTTTGCTCACTTATATACAATGATTGCTGCTTGGATGCACCTTACAGAACATTTCGAATGGCGATCAGACGAAGACAGAGCAATCGATGTGTATATGTGCACggtgaaaatagaaatttctggATGGTGAACAAATGTAAAGATTCCTGGACAGGACGTGAGCATATTCGAGAAAAATGCATTGAAGACACAGTAGTAAGCAGTGAGACTAATGATCTTATGGGAACCGTGCCTGTTACTGACCCAAAAGAAGGAGTGACTTACAAGAATTACTATTGTGCTTTATGTAATGCTGAAAATACTGAGAACTTAGTGGAATGGCGAGTTAAAGCCCTTTGTTCCAATGTGGATGTTACTCAAGAAGATGTTCTTCAGAACTTAACTTTCATTGAAGAAAAACAGCAGTGGGGTGTTTGGAAATGGGAAAACGATGAATGGATGTTCGAAAAATGCTACTTGTTGTTCCAGAAGCCTGTAAATGTTACCAGAGGCATCAGGAGTTGTATTCCCGGCATGGTTTCTTCTTGCCCGAGATCATGGCAAAATATAACCACACGAAGACTGTGCAAGTCTTACGTTGATCCTATTAAATGGAATGATGGCATCctatataaaaatatggattGTGCCTTGTGCCATAATAAATCATCGATCGGATATGAGTGTTATTATGATGTTGCCAGAGGTACCAATGTTATTATGCTGAATCGGGCGTTAGAGGCAGATTTAAGCTGCAGTGGACAGTGGTTCTAA